One segment of Vibrio mimicus DNA contains the following:
- the mukE gene encoding chromosome partition protein MukE gives MSSTDINEYMPENLAKAIANPLFPALDSLLRAGRHVSSDDLDNHAFLSDFEPDLALFYQRYHTELVRAPEGFFYLRPRSTSLINRSVLSELDMLVGKVLCFLYLSPERLAHEGIFTNQELYDELLTLVEEKKLMKLVTNRASGSDLDREKLFEKVRTSLRRLRRLGMVITIGDTGKFRITEAVFRFGADVRLGGDVREAQLRLIRDGEAVVHTPEPSQQSLLENPTAEYDEEQTEWEDEA, from the coding sequence ATGTCATCGACCGATATTAATGAATACATGCCAGAGAATCTGGCCAAAGCGATTGCAAACCCGCTATTTCCAGCGCTAGACAGTTTGCTGCGCGCGGGGCGTCATGTCTCCAGTGACGATTTGGATAACCACGCCTTCCTGTCTGATTTTGAACCGGATTTGGCGCTGTTTTATCAACGCTATCACACCGAGCTAGTACGCGCGCCGGAAGGCTTCTTCTATCTGCGTCCTCGTTCCACTTCTCTTATCAACCGCAGTGTGCTCTCTGAGCTGGATATGCTGGTGGGTAAAGTGCTCTGCTTCCTCTATCTGAGTCCTGAGCGTTTAGCGCATGAAGGCATTTTCACTAACCAAGAGCTGTACGATGAGCTGTTGACCTTGGTGGAAGAGAAGAAGCTGATGAAGCTAGTGACCAACCGTGCCAGCGGCTCGGATCTGGATCGCGAGAAGCTGTTTGAAAAAGTGCGAACCTCGCTGCGTCGGTTACGTCGCCTCGGAATGGTGATCACTATTGGTGATACGGGCAAATTCCGCATCACTGAAGCGGTATTTCGTTTTGGTGCGGATGTACGTTTGGGTGGTGATGTGCGTGAAGCGCAGCTACGCCTAATCCGTGATGGTGAAGCCGTGGTGCATACGCCAGAACCAAGCCAGCAAAGCCTGTTGGAAAACCCAACAGCCGAGTACGACGAAGAGCAAACCGAGTGGGAAGATGAAGCATGA
- the elyC gene encoding envelope biogenesis factor ElyC — MFELKKIFSSLLMPLPALLIIGFVGLMLIMFTAKRKTGCLVVLFSLTGIFFISFQPIATRLLMPLERTYTAFLPVEGTVDYVMVLGNGHVVDDDIPPTSELSRAALMRLAEGIRINRMYPGSKMILSGYAGGSEVSHARMMARVALALGVPKSDIILLETAKDTWEEARQAAAFVQQKRMVLVTSASHMKRAMREFEAAGLNPIPAPTNFLGHLNIAQPWDKYIPKARYLEQTEQYWYETLGLLWQKLRDTVAGDVETPLANPAVIEETVVGDAAVEPTPATP; from the coding sequence ATGTTTGAGCTGAAAAAAATTTTTTCTTCACTGTTAATGCCTCTGCCAGCGTTGCTGATCATTGGTTTCGTGGGCCTGATGTTGATCATGTTCACAGCAAAACGTAAAACCGGTTGTCTTGTGGTGTTGTTCTCTCTCACCGGTATTTTCTTTATCTCTTTCCAACCCATAGCGACTCGCCTCTTGATGCCACTCGAAAGAACCTATACGGCTTTTCTGCCCGTTGAGGGGACTGTCGATTACGTCATGGTATTGGGTAACGGCCATGTGGTGGACGATGATATTCCCCCAACATCTGAACTCAGCCGCGCGGCTTTAATGCGACTTGCCGAAGGCATTCGGATTAACCGCATGTATCCTGGTTCGAAAATGATCCTCTCTGGATATGCTGGAGGAAGTGAGGTCAGCCACGCACGTATGATGGCGCGTGTCGCCCTTGCACTTGGCGTACCCAAATCAGACATTATTTTGCTAGAAACCGCTAAAGATACATGGGAAGAAGCGCGTCAAGCCGCCGCATTTGTACAGCAGAAGCGTATGGTGTTAGTGACCTCGGCTAGCCACATGAAACGCGCCATGCGTGAATTTGAAGCGGCAGGGTTAAACCCAATACCTGCCCCGACCAATTTCCTCGGCCACCTGAATATTGCTCAGCCGTGGGATAAGTACATACCTAAAGCCCGCTATCTTGAGCAGACTGAACAGTATTGGTACGAAACTCTGGGATTATTGTGGCAAAAACTGCGCGATACGGTAGCAGGCGATGTAGAAACGCCTCTAGCCAATCCAGCTGTAATTGAAGAGACAGTAGTTGGCGATGCCGCGGTTGAACCTACTCCTGCCACACCTTAA
- the mukF gene encoding chromosome partition protein MukF: MSEFTQDTVQKPIDELVTWVKQYDFSLNLPTERLAFLLAIAVLSNERFDEELGEGELHDAFAIVTRLFAESGEASAFRANNAINDLVKQRLLSRFTSEMTEGASIYRLTPLAIGITDYYVRHREFSKLKLSIQLSMVADEMAKAVESAQQGGSVAHWRKNVFGVLKYSVSEIFDRIDLNQRVMDEQQQSVKEQIADLLNKDWRDAINNCEALLSETSATLRELQDTLQAAGDELQTQILDIQECVYGDLELDFIEETLFALQMKLDRITSWGQQSIDLWIGYDRHVHKFIRTAIDMDQNRAFSQRLRQSMNDYFEQPWYLTFADAERLSDLRDESLTLRDEEVTGHVPTEVEYEELQQVNDELAQRIGDMLKVHKEQGAAIDLALVLRDYLASHPRTHHFDLARMVVDQAVRLGYSESDYRAIQPDWTAINDFGAKVQANVIDRY, translated from the coding sequence ATGAGTGAGTTTACTCAGGATACTGTGCAAAAGCCTATCGACGAACTCGTCACTTGGGTAAAACAGTATGACTTCTCATTGAATCTGCCTACTGAGCGGCTGGCATTTTTGCTCGCGATTGCTGTGCTCAGTAATGAAAGATTTGATGAAGAGCTCGGAGAAGGGGAACTTCACGATGCATTCGCGATAGTGACGCGCTTGTTTGCAGAATCGGGAGAAGCCTCAGCCTTTCGGGCTAACAATGCGATTAATGATCTGGTCAAGCAGCGCTTATTGAGCCGTTTTACCAGCGAAATGACGGAAGGTGCCAGCATCTACCGTTTGACGCCGTTGGCGATCGGCATTACTGATTACTATGTTCGTCATCGCGAATTTTCCAAACTCAAACTATCCATCCAACTCTCTATGGTGGCGGATGAGATGGCGAAAGCCGTGGAATCTGCGCAACAGGGTGGCAGTGTCGCCCACTGGCGCAAAAACGTGTTTGGCGTGCTCAAATATTCGGTGAGTGAAATCTTCGATCGCATCGACCTTAACCAGCGTGTGATGGATGAGCAGCAGCAATCGGTCAAAGAACAGATTGCCGATCTGCTGAATAAAGATTGGCGCGATGCGATCAACAACTGTGAAGCCTTGCTGTCCGAAACTTCCGCCACACTGCGTGAGCTGCAAGATACCTTGCAAGCGGCAGGCGATGAGTTGCAAACACAAATCCTCGATATTCAGGAGTGCGTGTATGGCGATCTGGAATTGGACTTCATCGAAGAGACACTGTTTGCGCTGCAGATGAAGCTTGACCGCATTACGAGCTGGGGTCAGCAGTCGATTGATCTTTGGATTGGTTACGATCGCCACGTCCACAAGTTTATTCGTACCGCGATTGATATGGACCAGAACCGCGCGTTCAGCCAACGTCTGCGTCAGTCAATGAACGACTATTTTGAACAACCTTGGTATCTCACTTTCGCCGATGCAGAACGTCTATCCGATCTGCGTGATGAAAGCTTGACCCTGCGTGACGAAGAAGTCACCGGTCATGTGCCAACGGAAGTGGAATACGAAGAGCTGCAACAAGTGAACGATGAACTTGCGCAGCGGATTGGCGACATGCTGAAAGTGCATAAAGAGCAGGGCGCAGCAATTGATTTAGCACTTGTGCTGCGTGATTACCTAGCTAGCCATCCACGAACCCATCATTTCGATTTAGCCCGAATGGTTGTCGACCAAGCGGTAAGACTGGGTTACTCCGAGTCCGACTACCGCGCTATCCAGCCTGACTGGACGGCGATCAACGATTTTGGCGCAAAGGTACAAGCGAATGTCATCGACCGATATTAA
- the cmoM gene encoding tRNA uridine 5-oxyacetic acid(34) methyltransferase CmoM: MTEDRNFDDIAHKFAKNIYGSDKGEIRQVIVWEDLEQLLSQLNAQKVPLHVLDAGGGLAQMSQKIARLGHQVTLCDLSSEMLQLAEQDIANNGLLEQYRLVHSPVQTIQEHLDEPVDLVLFHAVMEWLAEPKPALQNLLAQVKPGGMVSVMFYNYHGLVYKNAVCGNIPHVLEDMPHRKRFKLQPQKGLLPEEVYQWIEESGFEICGKSGIRCFSDYIGNMKNMGEYQYEDLVALERKFCRQEPYLSLGRYIHVWAKKKQ, encoded by the coding sequence GTGACAGAAGATCGCAATTTCGACGATATTGCCCACAAATTTGCAAAAAATATATACGGTTCTGACAAAGGTGAGATCCGCCAAGTCATTGTTTGGGAAGATTTGGAGCAGCTTCTCAGTCAATTAAACGCACAAAAAGTTCCCTTGCACGTACTCGATGCAGGTGGAGGCTTAGCGCAGATGTCGCAGAAAATAGCGCGTCTTGGCCATCAAGTCACGCTCTGTGATCTTTCTTCGGAAATGTTGCAATTGGCCGAACAGGATATTGCAAACAATGGCCTGCTTGAGCAGTATCGCTTGGTTCATTCGCCGGTGCAGACGATTCAAGAACACCTTGATGAGCCCGTTGACCTGGTACTGTTTCATGCGGTGATGGAGTGGCTGGCGGAGCCAAAACCGGCGTTGCAAAATTTGCTGGCGCAAGTCAAACCCGGCGGCATGGTGTCGGTGATGTTTTACAACTACCACGGTTTGGTTTACAAAAATGCCGTGTGTGGCAACATTCCGCACGTGCTAGAAGATATGCCGCACCGTAAACGGTTTAAATTACAGCCGCAGAAAGGCTTGCTCCCCGAAGAGGTCTATCAATGGATCGAAGAGTCGGGTTTTGAGATCTGCGGAAAATCCGGTATTCGCTGTTTCAGTGATTACATCGGAAACATGAAAAACATGGGCGAATACCAGTATGAGGATTTGGTGGCACTGGAGCGCAAATTCTGCCGTCAGGAGCCTTACCTCTCATTGGGCCGATACATTCATGTATGGGCTAAGAAAAAACAATAA